A region from the Arthrobacter gengyunqii genome encodes:
- a CDS encoding methionine ABC transporter ATP-binding protein has protein sequence MITVTDLRKVYRQGDRDVTALDGVSLSVPKGSIHGIIGHSGAGKSTLVRCLTLLDRPTSGSVTIDGRELTAVKDSEIRTARRRIGMVFQHANLMDSRTAAANIAHPLELAGAKKQVIQDKVSDLLRLVGLESFAGAYPAQLSGGQKQRVGIARALASDPDILLCDEPTSALDPGTTDDILDLISDLSHRLGLTVLIITHEMNVVKRICDSVSLLEAGRVAEHGPLNEVASNLGGRLAKQLIPLPATPLLPGDPTGPVLELLLTGGSATEPVLSALTRRFDTDVNVLAGSVETLAGRRFGRLRIQLDVHTDMTAVTDYLADQGVAVEVAA, from the coding sequence ATGATCACAGTTACCGACCTGCGCAAGGTTTACCGCCAGGGCGACCGCGACGTTACCGCGCTCGACGGCGTCAGCCTGAGCGTGCCGAAGGGATCCATCCACGGGATCATCGGGCACTCCGGTGCCGGGAAGTCCACGCTGGTGAGGTGCCTCACGCTGCTGGACCGCCCGACGTCGGGCTCGGTCACCATTGACGGGCGGGAACTGACCGCGGTCAAGGACTCCGAGATCCGCACCGCCCGTCGCCGTATCGGCATGGTTTTCCAGCACGCCAACCTGATGGATTCCCGCACGGCTGCTGCAAACATTGCGCATCCCCTGGAGCTGGCGGGTGCCAAAAAACAGGTCATCCAGGACAAGGTGTCCGATCTCCTGCGCCTTGTGGGACTGGAAAGCTTCGCCGGCGCCTATCCTGCGCAGCTGTCCGGCGGCCAGAAACAGCGCGTCGGCATTGCCCGCGCTCTGGCCTCCGATCCGGACATCCTGCTGTGCGACGAGCCGACGTCGGCCCTGGACCCGGGGACAACCGATGACATCCTGGACCTGATCTCGGATCTCTCGCACCGGCTGGGACTGACCGTGCTGATCATCACCCATGAAATGAACGTCGTGAAGCGGATCTGTGATTCCGTTTCCCTGCTCGAAGCAGGTCGGGTGGCCGAGCACGGCCCGCTGAACGAGGTCGCCTCGAACCTGGGCGGCCGGCTGGCCAAGCAGCTGATTCCGCTGCCCGCCACTCCCCTTTTGCCCGGGGATCCCACCGGGCCGGTCCTGGAACTGCTGCTCACCGGCGGCAGCGCCACGGAGCCGGTGCTGTCGGCACTGACCCGCCGCTTCGACACGGATGTGAACGTCCTCGCGGGAAGCGTTGAAACCTTGGCCGGCAGGCGCTTCGGACGCCTGCGGATCCAGCTCGACGTCCATACGGACATGACCGCCGTAACCGACTATCTCGCCGACCAGGGCGTTGCCGTGGAGGTGGCCGCATGA
- a CDS encoding GntR family transcriptional regulator, producing MNVFDDTRPIFVQIAERIEGDILDGVLPEEAQVPSTNEFAAFYRINPATAAKGVNLLVDEGLLYKRRGIGMFVAPGARDVVLTKRREQFYREYVQPVADEARKLGIGTEELTELIHRSAVEHEGTPAP from the coding sequence GTGAATGTTTTCGATGACACCCGTCCCATCTTTGTGCAGATAGCCGAGCGCATCGAAGGGGACATTTTGGATGGTGTCCTCCCGGAGGAAGCTCAGGTTCCCTCCACCAACGAATTCGCTGCCTTCTACCGGATCAATCCGGCCACTGCGGCCAAAGGCGTCAATCTGCTGGTCGACGAGGGACTTCTCTACAAGCGACGCGGTATCGGAATGTTTGTTGCGCCCGGAGCCCGCGACGTGGTCCTGACCAAGCGCCGCGAACAGTTCTACCGAGAGTATGTACAACCCGTCGCCGATGAAGCGCGAAAGCTGGGTATCGGCACCGAGGAACTTACCGAGCTCATCCACCGCAGTGCCGTCGAACACGAAGGGACCCCGGCACCATGA
- a CDS encoding ATP-dependent helicase, producing MSAATTEALPPEVPGTPRYSARELAELLHTDPHSPVLYPTEDQIGIIEAPLEPLLVIAGAGSGKTKTMADRVVWLVANQLVRPEQILGVTFTRKAAGELETRIRQRLDLLHRVRSAGTADPGLIPGGVDPDESADARLDPTVSTYHSYANGIVNDYGLRLGVERDSVMLGGAQSWQLATEVVEAYTGEFEHFTAAKSTLVNGVLQMAGECAEHLQDPAHVREHLAAHLAVVAGLPYQAGKTKPATAAVQKLMNRLRTRISVTELVENYRRAKSERRQLDFGDLVELAARIAATIPEAVEMERAKYKVVLLDEFQDTSHAQMVLFSQLFGDGRAVTAVGDPHQSIYGFRGASAGQLGTFRDQFPLFLPDGSRALAPVANLSVAWRNATSILATANAVSAPLNTTAPWLKHQRLPHVPELQAKPKAPLGEVYLGRYLADVSVPATKDAEDILGEADAVAEQVLRHRRRRFETDDAGKDLQPTVAVLCRGRKQFGPIREALEARGIPVQIVGLGGLLSTPEVVDVLAVLRVLGDPGRSDSMLRILAGARWRIGPADLMALADWSRHLVRVRERAMSVADAADVHRPDEAPDGTDTVVEADMAEAGSLVEAVDSLPRPDWVSNAGRSISAEGLRRLTLLRDELRDLRSYVGEDLTTLIGEVERRILLDIEVAAKPGITIHESRRNLDAFVDAAATFSSSSDRVDLMAFLAWLEAANEEENGLPVTQLEASREAVQLLTVHASKGLEWDVVVIPGLNEGQFPNDRDSRWSSGEGAIPWPLRGDAPDLPQWDWEQEDQKSWVDSEKAFSEDARGHAEREERRLAYVAFTRAKYVLICTSSVWGGGRSKPTAVSRYLQDLYDLGKAGAAGFHLMSWVNEGDEGDSNPANSDVQRRSWPIDPLGERRSGMEAAAVAVLEAAARQSGRVGQSEIDILTDADALPEEEPQESSGSVFEPTRWAKEVELVLARHRPPNQVVQVELPAHISASLLVDLKDDPEEVTRQLRRPVPREPGMAARKGTAFHAWVEEFFGTSGMLDIDEHPGAADAYVDEAYRLEDMIATFEASPWAQRTPAFIEVPVETRVDAVVVRGRIDAVFLDTDGTWDLIDWKTGAPPTKEKLEVRSVQLAVYRLAWARLKQVPLEKVNAAFYYVAADKLIRPFNLLGEKELEDIIRAANSTDA from the coding sequence ATGAGTGCCGCCACGACCGAAGCCCTTCCCCCCGAGGTTCCCGGCACTCCCCGGTATTCGGCGCGCGAGCTGGCCGAACTGCTGCACACTGACCCCCACAGTCCCGTGCTGTATCCCACGGAGGATCAGATCGGCATCATCGAGGCGCCCCTGGAACCGCTGCTGGTCATTGCCGGCGCGGGTTCAGGCAAAACCAAAACCATGGCCGACCGGGTGGTGTGGCTGGTGGCCAACCAGCTGGTGCGCCCGGAGCAAATCCTGGGCGTGACCTTCACCCGCAAGGCGGCCGGTGAACTGGAGACCCGGATCCGGCAGCGCCTGGACCTGCTCCACCGGGTCCGCTCCGCCGGCACCGCAGACCCGGGCTTGATTCCGGGCGGTGTAGACCCTGATGAGAGTGCCGATGCCCGGCTGGACCCGACGGTGTCCACCTATCACTCCTACGCGAACGGAATCGTCAACGACTACGGCCTGCGCCTGGGCGTGGAGCGGGATTCCGTGATGCTCGGCGGAGCCCAGTCCTGGCAGCTGGCCACCGAAGTTGTCGAGGCCTACACCGGGGAGTTTGAACATTTCACGGCCGCCAAGTCCACGCTGGTCAACGGCGTGCTGCAGATGGCCGGTGAATGTGCCGAGCACCTTCAGGACCCCGCCCACGTGCGGGAGCACCTGGCAGCGCACCTTGCCGTCGTTGCCGGCCTGCCGTATCAGGCCGGAAAAACCAAACCGGCAACCGCGGCCGTGCAGAAGCTGATGAACCGGCTGCGTACCCGGATTTCCGTCACGGAACTGGTCGAGAACTACCGCAGGGCCAAGTCCGAGCGCCGGCAGCTGGACTTCGGCGACCTGGTGGAGCTGGCGGCCCGGATTGCGGCCACCATCCCAGAAGCCGTGGAAATGGAGCGGGCGAAATACAAGGTGGTCCTGCTGGATGAATTCCAGGACACGTCCCACGCCCAAATGGTGCTGTTTTCCCAGCTCTTCGGCGACGGCCGTGCCGTGACCGCCGTGGGCGATCCGCATCAGTCCATTTACGGGTTCCGCGGGGCATCCGCCGGACAGCTGGGAACCTTCCGGGACCAGTTCCCCCTGTTCCTGCCCGACGGTTCCCGGGCGCTGGCCCCGGTGGCCAACCTCTCCGTGGCCTGGCGCAACGCCACCTCCATCCTGGCCACCGCCAACGCCGTGTCGGCGCCGCTGAACACCACCGCACCCTGGCTGAAACATCAGCGGCTGCCGCACGTTCCCGAGCTGCAGGCCAAGCCGAAGGCGCCCCTGGGTGAGGTGTATCTCGGCCGTTATCTGGCGGATGTTTCGGTCCCCGCCACCAAAGACGCGGAAGATATCCTGGGCGAGGCCGACGCCGTGGCCGAACAGGTGCTGCGGCACCGCAGGCGGCGGTTCGAGACCGACGACGCCGGCAAGGACCTGCAGCCCACCGTGGCCGTCCTGTGCCGCGGACGCAAACAGTTCGGGCCCATCCGCGAAGCACTGGAAGCACGCGGGATTCCCGTGCAGATCGTGGGCCTTGGCGGGCTGCTCTCCACACCGGAAGTGGTGGATGTGCTGGCGGTCCTGAGGGTGCTGGGGGATCCGGGACGCTCGGATTCCATGCTCCGGATCCTGGCGGGCGCGCGCTGGCGGATTGGCCCGGCGGACCTGATGGCCCTGGCGGACTGGTCCCGGCATCTGGTGCGGGTTCGGGAACGGGCGATGTCCGTGGCCGACGCTGCCGATGTCCACCGTCCCGACGAGGCGCCGGACGGCACCGACACCGTGGTGGAAGCCGACATGGCCGAAGCCGGTTCCCTGGTGGAGGCCGTTGATTCCCTGCCGCGTCCCGACTGGGTTTCCAACGCGGGCCGTTCCATCTCCGCCGAAGGGCTGCGCCGGTTGACGCTGCTGCGCGATGAACTGCGGGATTTGCGCAGCTATGTGGGGGAGGACCTCACCACCCTGATCGGAGAAGTTGAACGCCGGATTCTGCTGGACATTGAAGTGGCGGCCAAGCCCGGCATCACCATTCATGAGTCGCGGCGGAACCTGGACGCTTTTGTCGATGCCGCCGCCACCTTCAGCTCCTCGAGTGACCGGGTGGACCTCATGGCCTTCCTGGCATGGCTGGAGGCGGCCAACGAGGAAGAAAACGGCCTTCCGGTCACCCAGTTGGAAGCCAGCCGCGAGGCTGTGCAGCTGCTGACCGTCCACGCGTCGAAGGGCCTGGAATGGGACGTGGTGGTCATTCCGGGCCTGAACGAAGGGCAGTTCCCCAATGACCGTGATTCGCGCTGGAGCAGCGGTGAAGGGGCGATTCCCTGGCCGCTGCGCGGCGATGCACCCGATCTTCCGCAGTGGGACTGGGAACAGGAGGATCAGAAGAGCTGGGTGGACAGCGAGAAAGCCTTCAGCGAGGACGCACGCGGGCATGCCGAGCGCGAGGAACGCCGTTTGGCGTATGTCGCCTTTACCCGGGCCAAGTACGTGCTGATCTGCACCTCCAGCGTGTGGGGCGGCGGGCGGTCCAAGCCGACGGCGGTTTCCCGCTATCTGCAGGATCTCTACGACCTCGGCAAAGCGGGAGCCGCAGGCTTCCACCTCATGTCATGGGTGAATGAGGGCGATGAAGGGGACTCCAACCCCGCCAATTCCGATGTCCAGCGCAGGAGCTGGCCCATCGACCCGTTGGGGGAGCGGCGGAGCGGCATGGAGGCAGCGGCGGTCGCTGTCCTCGAAGCGGCGGCCCGGCAGTCGGGCCGCGTGGGACAGTCGGAGATTGACATCCTCACCGACGCTGACGCACTTCCGGAAGAGGAGCCGCAGGAGTCCTCCGGAAGCGTGTTCGAGCCTACTCGGTGGGCAAAAGAAGTGGAGCTCGTCCTGGCCAGGCACCGCCCGCCGAACCAGGTGGTGCAGGTCGAACTGCCCGCCCACATTTCCGCCTCCCTGCTCGTGGACCTCAAAGATGATCCGGAGGAAGTCACCCGGCAGCTGCGGCGGCCCGTGCCGCGGGAGCCGGGCATGGCCGCACGGAAGGGAACGGCTTTCCACGCCTGGGTGGAGGAGTTCTTCGGGACCAGCGGCATGCTGGACATCGATGAGCACCCCGGCGCCGCCGACGCCTACGTGGATGAGGCTTACCGGCTCGAAGACATGATCGCCACGTTCGAGGCCTCACCCTGGGCCCAGCGCACTCCGGCGTTCATCGAGGTGCCGGTGGAAACCCGGGTGGACGCGGTGGTGGTGCGCGGACGCATCGACGCCGTCTTCCTGGACACCGACGGAACCTGGGACCTGATCGACTGGAAGACGGGAGCACCGCCGACCAAGGAAAAGCTGGAAGTCCGTTCCGTCCAGCTGGCCGTGTACCGGCTGGCGTGGGCCAGACTGAAGCAGGTTCCGCTGGAGAAGGTCAACGCAGCCTTCTACTACGTGGCGGCGGACAAGCTGATCCGTCCCTTCAACCTCTTGGGCGAGAAGGAACTCGAGGACATCATCCGGGCGGCAAACTCGACAGACGCCTAA
- a CDS encoding MGMT family protein, with amino-acid sequence MRNDYVEAVRSVIGLIPAAHVLSYADVAEILSSGGPRQVGAVLSRHGDGLPWWRVVRAGGEPPRGHGQRAWAHYLSEGTPVSGEPDDDGAGYRVRIGAARWFPSETDWTVFESLRTALGARGQELSAGRDEVEA; translated from the coding sequence ATGCGCAATGACTACGTCGAAGCCGTGCGGTCGGTGATTGGGCTGATACCGGCTGCGCACGTCCTGTCCTACGCAGATGTGGCGGAAATCCTCAGCAGCGGTGGCCCCCGCCAGGTGGGCGCGGTTCTGTCCCGCCACGGGGACGGCTTGCCCTGGTGGCGCGTGGTGCGCGCCGGCGGCGAGCCGCCCCGCGGCCACGGGCAGCGTGCCTGGGCGCATTACCTGTCTGAAGGCACGCCGGTGAGCGGGGAACCGGACGACGACGGCGCCGGCTACCGGGTGCGGATCGGCGCTGCCCGCTGGTTTCCCTCGGAGACGGACTGGACAGTCTTCGAAAGCCTGCGCACGGCGCTGGGAGCACGCGGTCAGGAACTGTCGGCGGGACGTGATGAAGTAGAGGCATGA
- a CDS encoding ABC transporter ATP-binding protein, with the protein MNVVETRNLTRRYRDQLALDNVTLSLAANRIYGLLGRNGAGKTTLMSILTAQAFASSGDVRIFGATPFENEQVLSRLCFVRESQKYPDDFTIRNALDAAALFFPNWDKDLAEVLLADFQLPAPKKHRIKKLSRGQLSAVGVIIGLASRAELTFFDEPYLGLDAVARQLFYDRLLTDFADHPRTIILSSHLIDEVANLLEHVIVIDHGRIIMDDEVDAVTGSAFAVAGSAAAVERFVGERPILHRDSLGALSSVTVDSPLTADDRELARTLGLELAPVSLQQLIVRRTLKANEEPGFRDEIDNTDLEVLR; encoded by the coding sequence ATGAACGTCGTAGAAACCCGCAACCTCACCCGACGCTATCGAGATCAGCTGGCGTTGGACAACGTGACCCTCTCACTGGCGGCCAACCGCATTTACGGCCTGCTGGGCCGCAACGGAGCCGGAAAAACCACATTGATGTCCATCCTCACCGCACAGGCCTTCGCCAGCTCCGGGGACGTTCGGATCTTTGGTGCAACCCCGTTCGAGAATGAGCAGGTCCTCTCCCGGCTCTGCTTTGTCCGCGAGTCGCAGAAGTATCCCGATGATTTCACCATCCGTAACGCCCTCGATGCAGCGGCGCTGTTCTTCCCCAACTGGGACAAAGACCTGGCTGAGGTGCTGTTGGCTGACTTCCAGTTGCCCGCTCCGAAAAAGCACCGGATCAAAAAGCTCTCACGCGGCCAGCTCTCGGCCGTCGGAGTCATCATCGGTCTGGCCTCCCGCGCCGAGCTGACCTTCTTTGACGAGCCGTACCTCGGCCTGGATGCCGTGGCGCGCCAGCTCTTCTATGACCGGTTGCTGACCGACTTCGCCGACCATCCCCGGACCATCATCCTTTCCTCCCATCTGATCGATGAAGTGGCCAACCTGCTGGAACACGTGATCGTCATCGACCACGGCCGCATCATTATGGATGACGAGGTGGATGCCGTCACGGGCTCGGCCTTCGCCGTCGCGGGTTCCGCCGCCGCGGTGGAAAGGTTTGTGGGTGAACGGCCCATTCTGCACCGGGACTCACTGGGTGCGCTTTCCTCGGTGACTGTGGACAGCCCGCTGACCGCGGACGACCGTGAGCTTGCACGGACCCTGGGGCTGGAACTGGCGCCGGTCTCACTGCAGCAGTTGATTGTCCGGCGAACCCTCAAAGCAAATGAAGAACCCGGTTTCCGGGACGAAATCGACAACACGGATCTGGAGGTGCTGCGATGA
- a CDS encoding ATP-dependent helicase → MSVKLQLVGPSAATAQAPELSADQQAVVDLPAGSGPVLVLGAPGTGKSTVLVEAAVARISRGLDPAGLLLLAPTRLAAAALRDSLSARLQGTLSTSPARTWASYAFDLIRRAKAEGRLPYITRAPKLLSGAEQDVIIKELLEGHGQQGIPALPWPESLDLALPTRGFRQEIRQLFDRIIEYGISADQVADLGRRHNRPDWVAAAALYEEYRDVLDIRMPEAFDPAGIITSALQILETDPEFLAAERVRFQLILVDDLQEANPAIHALLGLLAGGGDAVVTANPDTVVQGFRGARPDLLGQLSGTLGEGLQTFVLSGQHRLTGSIAAAWLRTASRISVVGQLPRYRAAVLPAVGAEPAGRAEAHVVDSPMHELRYIAQRILQAQLLDGRRLEDMAVIVRTGGQLARIQRYLSGQGIDVKVPVAEKAVRDEAAVRPLLDAFAVVLNPDLLTPETAVALLTSRIGGASSIELRRLRQALRREEVRGGGGRTSDVLLVEALQDPLSPSGLALAGLTWEARAAQRLAAMLRAGRTAADQPGATAETVLWALWSVSGWSKKWAEAALSGGPAGARADRDLDAIMALFQTAERYVDQLPGSTPAQFLDYLTSSELPMDTLAARAQRRDAVELLTPASAAGREWPMVIVAGVQDGVWPNLRLRGELLGSGDLVAAIEHGDGFARHRSPQTLMHATRHDELRSFSTAVSRARELLICTAVSSDDEQPSPFLDLVEPLPPEAMKRERTEVLRPLTLRSLVAELRAHAQQPGEKPELAREAVHHLGTMLNHPVRVPGAAPSEWWGLAPLSTDAPVIPEETPIPVSPSKVDAVLKSPLSWFVSAAGGEQATDFARSLGTLVHQIAQDLPDASGSEYVAELQRRWPALGMKDNWEGKVDFQRAETMVRKLAEYVIRMRQEGRSLVDVERDFAAEISVEIRGQERTALLRGQIDRLEIDAEGRLFIVDLKTGKSAPKKDELEGHPQLAAYQEAVREGAVNRLKPAEEDGTAPAPPAPSSLPGGAALVQLGTTSKGVSVQQQPPLDPQDTRAQDMIRSAAELMSDAAFDTVHDPTRSGFGGHGCRLPEICPLCPEGKQVTE, encoded by the coding sequence ATGAGCGTAAAACTGCAACTGGTGGGGCCCTCCGCGGCAACCGCACAGGCCCCGGAACTGAGCGCGGACCAGCAGGCCGTCGTGGATCTGCCCGCCGGCAGCGGCCCGGTCCTGGTGCTGGGTGCCCCGGGCACCGGCAAGTCCACCGTGCTGGTGGAAGCAGCCGTTGCGCGGATCAGCCGCGGACTGGACCCGGCCGGACTCCTCCTGCTGGCACCCACCCGCCTGGCCGCCGCGGCGCTGCGGGATTCCCTCTCCGCCCGGCTGCAGGGAACCTTGAGCACCTCGCCGGCCCGCACCTGGGCCTCCTACGCCTTTGACCTGATCCGGCGGGCCAAAGCCGAAGGCCGGTTGCCGTACATCACGCGGGCGCCAAAGCTGCTTTCGGGGGCCGAGCAGGACGTCATCATTAAGGAACTGCTGGAAGGGCACGGCCAGCAGGGCATCCCGGCCCTGCCCTGGCCGGAATCGCTGGACCTTGCCCTGCCGACGCGGGGCTTTCGGCAGGAAATCCGGCAGCTGTTTGACCGCATCATCGAATACGGCATCTCCGCGGACCAGGTTGCCGATCTGGGACGGCGGCACAACCGGCCGGACTGGGTTGCCGCCGCCGCCCTGTACGAGGAGTACCGCGACGTCTTGGACATCCGCATGCCGGAGGCCTTTGACCCGGCGGGCATCATTACCAGCGCACTGCAGATCCTGGAAACCGATCCCGAATTCCTGGCCGCCGAACGAGTCCGCTTCCAGCTCATCCTCGTGGATGACCTGCAGGAAGCAAACCCGGCCATCCACGCCCTGCTGGGACTGCTCGCCGGCGGCGGAGACGCCGTGGTCACTGCCAACCCCGACACCGTGGTGCAGGGCTTCCGCGGAGCCCGCCCTGACCTGTTGGGCCAACTCTCCGGCACACTGGGGGAGGGCCTGCAAACCTTCGTGCTGTCCGGCCAGCACCGGCTTACCGGGTCGATTGCCGCCGCCTGGCTGCGGACGGCGTCTCGAATCTCCGTGGTCGGGCAGCTGCCGCGCTACCGGGCCGCAGTTCTTCCCGCCGTCGGCGCGGAACCTGCCGGACGGGCGGAGGCACACGTCGTGGATTCACCCATGCACGAACTGCGGTACATCGCCCAGCGTATTCTCCAGGCGCAGCTGCTGGACGGGCGGAGGCTGGAAGACATGGCCGTGATCGTCCGCACCGGCGGTCAGCTGGCCCGGATCCAGCGGTACCTCAGCGGACAGGGGATCGACGTCAAAGTTCCGGTTGCGGAAAAGGCGGTGCGCGATGAAGCCGCCGTGCGGCCGCTGCTCGACGCCTTCGCCGTCGTCCTGAATCCTGACCTGCTGACGCCCGAAACGGCCGTGGCACTGCTGACCTCGCGGATCGGCGGCGCCAGCTCGATTGAACTGCGCCGGCTGCGCCAGGCACTGCGGCGGGAAGAAGTGCGCGGCGGAGGCGGACGCACCAGCGATGTCCTGCTGGTGGAGGCACTGCAGGATCCGCTGTCGCCCAGCGGGCTGGCCCTCGCCGGATTGACCTGGGAAGCACGTGCAGCCCAGCGGCTGGCCGCCATGCTGCGCGCCGGGCGCACTGCGGCCGACCAGCCCGGAGCCACCGCCGAAACCGTGCTCTGGGCACTCTGGTCAGTCTCCGGCTGGTCCAAGAAATGGGCCGAAGCGGCGCTCTCCGGCGGCCCTGCCGGCGCACGCGCGGACCGTGACCTGGACGCCATCATGGCCCTGTTCCAGACCGCCGAACGCTACGTTGACCAGCTGCCGGGCTCCACTCCGGCCCAGTTCCTGGACTACCTGACCAGTTCAGAGCTGCCAATGGATACCCTGGCCGCCCGTGCCCAGCGGCGGGACGCCGTGGAGCTGCTGACCCCGGCCAGCGCCGCGGGACGGGAATGGCCCATGGTCATCGTCGCCGGTGTACAGGACGGAGTCTGGCCCAATCTTCGGCTGCGCGGAGAGCTGCTGGGCAGCGGAGACCTGGTGGCGGCCATTGAGCACGGCGACGGCTTCGCCAGGCACCGCAGCCCGCAAACCCTGATGCACGCCACCCGCCACGATGAACTGCGCAGCTTCTCCACCGCCGTCTCGCGTGCCCGGGAGCTGCTGATCTGCACAGCGGTGTCCTCCGATGATGAACAGCCCTCCCCGTTTCTGGACTTGGTGGAGCCCCTTCCCCCGGAAGCGATGAAGCGCGAACGCACCGAGGTCCTGCGTCCGCTCACGCTGCGCTCGCTCGTCGCGGAGCTGCGGGCCCATGCACAGCAGCCCGGGGAAAAACCGGAGCTCGCCCGCGAGGCCGTTCACCATCTGGGCACCATGCTCAACCACCCCGTGCGCGTTCCCGGCGCTGCGCCGTCCGAATGGTGGGGACTGGCGCCCCTGTCCACGGACGCTCCGGTGATTCCGGAGGAGACTCCCATTCCGGTGTCGCCGTCCAAGGTCGACGCCGTGCTGAAATCCCCGCTGAGCTGGTTCGTCTCCGCAGCCGGCGGGGAACAGGCCACCGACTTCGCCCGTTCGCTGGGAACCCTGGTGCACCAGATTGCGCAGGACCTGCCGGACGCCTCCGGAAGCGAATATGTCGCCGAACTCCAGCGGCGCTGGCCGGCACTGGGCATGAAGGACAACTGGGAAGGCAAAGTGGATTTCCAGCGCGCCGAAACCATGGTGCGGAAACTCGCTGAGTACGTCATCAGGATGCGGCAGGAGGGACGGTCGCTGGTGGACGTGGAACGCGACTTTGCCGCCGAAATATCCGTGGAGATCCGCGGACAGGAGCGGACGGCCCTGCTGCGCGGACAAATCGACCGGTTGGAGATCGACGCCGAGGGCAGGCTGTTCATTGTTGACCTCAAGACCGGCAAATCGGCGCCCAAGAAGGATGAGCTCGAAGGGCATCCGCAGCTGGCCGCCTATCAGGAGGCCGTCCGGGAAGGGGCGGTGAACCGGCTGAAACCGGCGGAAGAGGACGGCACCGCTCCGGCGCCGCCGGCGCCGTCGTCCCTTCCCGGCGGGGCGGCACTGGTCCAGCTGGGCACCACCAGCAAAGGCGTGTCCGTCCAGCAGCAGCCGCCGCTGGACCCTCAAGACACCCGGGCGCAGGACATGATCCGGTCAGCAGCGGAATTGATGTCCGATGCGGCTTTTGACACCGTGCACGATCCCACCCGCAGCGGATTCGGCGGCCACGGCTGCCGGCTCCCCGAAATCTGCCCGCTCTGTCCCGAAGGAAAGCAGGTCACCGAATGA
- a CDS encoding 3'-5' exonuclease, producing MNSWHELPHAAFDLETTGRDPQTARIVTASIILVNGQGEVLKHHEWLAAVEEDIPAEAAAIHGVTTEQARAEGQPAALVTAEIAGVLGSLFAAGIPVLAFNASYDFTVLNRECGRFGLTPPTPAPVIDPYILDKQVDRYRRGKRTLTALTEHYGVGFENAHTSAADVMATIGVARAMAGKFPVLHRDATLLHQAQVNWAREQAASFQDYLRRKDPAAVVDGTWPARS from the coding sequence ATGAACAGCTGGCATGAACTCCCCCACGCGGCCTTCGATCTTGAGACCACGGGCCGCGACCCGCAGACCGCACGGATCGTCACCGCTTCCATCATCTTGGTGAACGGTCAGGGGGAAGTCCTGAAGCACCACGAGTGGCTTGCCGCCGTGGAGGAAGACATTCCGGCCGAAGCGGCAGCCATCCACGGCGTCACTACGGAACAGGCACGCGCCGAGGGGCAGCCGGCCGCCCTGGTCACCGCCGAAATCGCCGGTGTTCTCGGAAGCCTGTTCGCTGCCGGCATTCCGGTCCTGGCGTTCAACGCCTCCTATGACTTCACCGTCCTGAACCGGGAGTGCGGACGGTTCGGGCTGACGCCGCCGACACCCGCCCCCGTCATCGACCCCTACATCCTGGACAAGCAGGTGGACCGGTACCGACGGGGAAAACGCACTTTGACGGCGCTGACGGAACACTACGGCGTCGGCTTCGAGAACGCGCACACTTCAGCCGCCGATGTCATGGCCACCATCGGCGTTGCCCGCGCCATGGCCGGCAAGTTCCCCGTACTGCACCGCGACGCTACGCTCCTTCATCAGGCACAGGTCAACTGGGCACGTGAACAGGCAGCCAGTTTCCAGGACTACCTCCGGCGCAAGGATCCGGCAGCCGTGGTGGACGGGACCTGGCCCGCACGCAGCTGA